A part of Chroicocephalus ridibundus chromosome 5, bChrRid1.1, whole genome shotgun sequence genomic DNA contains:
- the NOP14 gene encoding nucleolar protein 14, whose amino-acid sequence MGKATKRKRKAPVPSTAKGSVKSAMAMVKSNPFEVKVNRQKFNILGRKTKNDVGLPGVSRSKAIKKRTQTLLKEYKEREKANVFKDKRFGEYNTKISPEEKMIRRFALERQQNYGKKNIYNLNEDEELTHYGQSLAEIEKLNDIVDSDSDTEERGTLSAELTAAHFGGGGGLLRKKASSGQQDEEEEKPKSRKELIEEMIAKSKQEKQERQTRRESALELTEKLDNDWKEIQTLVARKIPKSERRDKEVEKPKPDDYDMIVRELGFEMKAKPSERMKTEEELAKEEQARLQKLEADRLRRMRGIDEQANKKKPSHVSADDLADGFILDKDDRRLLSYKDGKINIENEGENIESEEEGEKDEEEEEESGKEDNENEEESEEESANEDEEDGAADSHSDLESDLESEEEAPGNKEQKKHKTNENESQTVEKLDPKMEAAKSELPYTFAVPDSYETFQSLLAGRTIEQQLTILERIQKCNHPSLAVGNKAKLEKLFGFLLEYIGELATLDLPELRTIDKLVLPLYNLCQMFPEAASDSIKFILRDAAHDMEEVIEVKGRATFPGLDMLIYLKITSLLFPTSDFWHPVVTPAFIYMSQLLTKCRITTLQDVIKGLFICCLFLEYVSLSRRFVPEVINFLLGILHISLPKKQAQGYTVVHPFTPVGKNLELLLVCDKKDLESWQKQNLPLSIVTRLKETSTTEMNHIRLSCLALCFDLIKKCAALYESLPSFHEIMHPVRTLLTQHVPVNEYPEQMQEWYYSALKELESKVKQYTPLICEKKKPVPLKQYTPKIVKVLEFGRKQGGSKEEQERKQLIQKHKRELKGAIREIRKDNQFLARTQLSEIMERDSDRKRKVKELLGSLATQEGEWKAMKRKKGKN is encoded by the exons ATGGGGAAGGCAACCAAGCGGAAGCGAAAGGCCCCGGTGCCCTCCACAGCCAAGGGTTCCGTGAAGTCAGCTATGGCCATGGTCAAGAGCAACCCCTTTGAGGTGAAGGTCAACAGGCAGAAGTTTAACATCCTGGGGAGGAAGACTAAGAATGATGTGGGGTTGCCCGGTGTCTCACGGTCCAAGGCCATCAAGAAG cgTACCCAAACATTACTGAAAGAatataaagaaagggaaaaggcaaatgTGTTTAAAGATAAACGTTTTGGTGAATATAATACCAAAATAAGTCCAGAGGAAAAGATGATCAGACGATTCGCTTTGGAAAGACAG CAAAATTACGGAAAGAAGAATATCTATAATCTTAATGAAGATGAAGAATTGACTCATTATGGGCAATCTTTGGCAGAAATTGAAAAACTAAATGATATTGTCGATAGTGACAGTGACACAGAAGAAAGAGGAACGCTGTCAG CTGAGTTAACTGCTGCTCACTTTGGAGGGGGTGGAGGCCTCCTCCGTAAAAAAGCATCAAGTGGGCAgcaagatgaagaggaggaaaaacctaAATCTAGGAAGGAACTCATAGAAGAGATGATAGCCAAATCTAAACAAGAGAAG CAAGAAAGGCAAACTCGAAGAGAAAGTGCACTAGAACTCACAGAAAAGCTTGACAATGACTGGAAGGAAATCCAAACCCTTGTTGCCCGCAAAATCCCGAAGTCAGAGAGAAGGGACAAAGAAGTAGAAAAACCCAAG cctGATGACTATGATATGATTGTTCGAGAACTTGGATTCGAGATGAAAGCAAAACCTTCAGAAAGGATGAAGACAGAAGAAGAATTGGCAAAAGAAGAGCAGGCACGACTCCAGAAGCTGGAG GCAGATCGACTACGTCGAATGCGTGGAATAGATGAACAGGCGAATAAAAAGAAACCCAGTCACGTGTCAGCTGATGATCTAGCTGATGGCTTTATCCTGGATAAAGATGACAGACGTTTATTGTCTTACAAG GATggaaaaattaatattgaaaatgAAGGGGAGAATATTGAAAgtgaagaggaaggggaaaaagatgaggaggaagaggaggagagtggGAAGGAGGATAATGAGAATGAAGAAGAAAGTGAGGAAGAATCTGCTAATGAAGATGAAGAGGATGGTGCTGCTGATAGCCACTCTGATCTTGAATCTGACCTTGAGAGTGAAGAAGAAGCTCCAGGGAataaagaacagaagaaacacaagacaaatgaaaatgaatCACAGACTGTGGAGAAACTAGATCCAAAAATGGAAGCCGCCAAATCAGAGCTTCCCTATACATTTGCTG TTCCTGACTCCTATGAGACATTTCAGTCCCTACTGGCTGGAAGAACAATAGAACAACAGCTTACTATACTGGAGAGAATTCAGAAATGCAATCATCCAAGCCTTGCAgtgggaaacaaagcaaagttGGAG AAACTGTTTGGCTTTCTTTTGGAGTATATTGGGGAGTTAGCAACTCTGGATTTACCAGAGCTCAGAACAATTGACAAACTGGTCCT GCCATTGTACAATCTTTGCCAGATGTTTCCTGAGGCAGCCAGTGATAGTATTAAGTTTATCCTTCGAGACGCTGCACATGACATGGAAGAAGTAATTGAAGTCAAAGGCCGTGCAACGTTTCCAGGATTAGACATG cttatttatttgaaaattacatcTCTGCTGTTTCCAACTTCTGACTTCTGGCATCCAGTTGTAACACCTGCTTTTATTTACATGAGTCAGCTACTTACAAAG tgtcgCATTACAACATTGCAAGATGTTATTAAAGGGTTATTTATATGCTGTTTGTTCCTGGAATACGTATCTCTCTCCAGAAGATTTGTACCAGAAGTCATCAATTTTCTTCTTGGCATACTTCACATATCTCTGCCCAAAAAACAGGCCCAGG GTTATACTGTAGTGCATCCATTTACACCGGTGGGCAAAAATTTAGAACTGCTTTTGGTGTGTGATAAGAAGGATCTGGAAAGTTGGCAGAAGCAAAATCTGCCATTGAGTATTGTGACAAGATTAAAGGAAACCAGCACAACAGAAATGAATCACATCAG GTTATCATGTCTAGCCCTGTGCTTTGACCTTATTAAAAAATGTGCAGCTCTGTATGAGTCTTTACCATCGTTCCATGAAATAATGCATCCTGTCAGAACACTTCTTACTCAACACGTGCCAGTGAATGAATATCCTGAACAAATGCAG GAATGGTATTACAGTGCTCTGAAAGAGCTAGAGAGCAAAGTAAAACAGTATACCCCACTGATATGTGAGAAAAAGAAGCCCGTGCCATTGAAACAGTATACACCTAAAATTGTGAAAGT TTTAGAATTTGGAAGAAAGCAGGGAGGCAGCAAGgaggaacaagaaagaaagcaGTTGATTCAGAAGCACAAACGTGAACTTAAAGGAGCCATCCGTGAGATTCGGAAAGATAACCAGTTTCTGGCTAGAACGCAACTTTCAGAAATCATGGAGAG agattcagacagaaaaagaaaagtgaaagagcTTCTTGGTAGCCTTGCTACACAGGAAGGTGAATGGaaagcaatgaaaaggaaaaaagggaagaattaA